The DNA segment tctggacGCAGGTTCACATGGGACTTTGTGTTAGCCTCCATTACTGTTCCCATCATAGgcgcagattttctgtgttctcatggtCTGCTAGTGGATGTTGCTAACCGACGTCTAATCGATGCTGTGTCTTTTGCCAACTTTCCATGTCTGACGGGGGGACCTGGGCCGCTGGCACATGCCAGTTTTGCTGCGGCGGGCAATGTTTTTCAGCGGTTGCTGGGTGATTTTCCGTCGCTTACTACGCCCGCGTTTTCCACCCCGTCACGAAGCACAGGGTGGAGCACTTCATTCCCACGGCGGGTCCGCCCGTTTTTGCACGCGCTCGGCGACTCGACGCTGTGAAGTTGGTGACGGCTAGGGAGGAATTCGCCACAATGGAGCGTTTAGGGATTGTGCGGCGCTCTAACAGCCCATGGGCCTCTCCGCTCCATATGGTGCCCAAGGCGGATGGCACTTGGCGGCCCTGTGGCGATTTTCGTCGTCTTAATAACATCACAGCCCATGACCGTTACCCCATTCCGCACATACAGGATTTTTCCGTTCGCTTGGCAGGCACTACCATTTTCTCCAAGGTAGACTTGAGACGGGGCTATCATCAGGTTCCGGTGCGTGCCGAGGATGTGCCCAAGACTGCCGTGATTACCCCGTTTGGGCTTTTCGAGTTCCTGCGCAtgccctttggcctgaagggggcagcacagacctttcAGCGGCTAATGGACTCGGTATTGCgtgacctcacctttgtgttggtctacttggacgacatatTGGTAGCAAGTCCTTCGGCAGATGAGCACCTGACCCACCttgggcaggtttttcagcgACTGGCAGATCATGGCCTGATCGTAAACCCAGCGAAATGCCAGGTTGGTCTGCCAGTGATTGATTTCTTGGGCCACCGCATTTCTTCTGATGGTGCAGTTCCGTTGCCATCTAAGGTGCAAGTGGTGGCGGAATTTCCTCGTCCGGTCTcctgtgagggtgatgttttggtcacccgcgctgttcgttcaccagactcagatcaaccacgcaaacaacaggaggccttgcagggagagctgacgagcagttcaagcttcctctctcaactctgttcgtctgctgctcgctcacctcttttatttggtgcacacaagattcatgtcaacctgacctcacgattccttctcttcctatctttacgacttcctcgtgtccttgaacacggtacctctcagtgctgggtacctaacagcttcaatacttgattcaaacactcatacattccttttcttaaacattccttaaacactctaaatctactcactatagcatttaaatgataacaacaattcttctcacatttccctcctgtttatcgttaaatgcgtctagattctcatcgTCAGTATTACgtcttttcatttcatgaaatttcaatgcattacatCATTTTCcgagaaacacatttcttacattcagaattcaacatgtgtacagcttaagacatcttaaacatttcatttacatcttgtgtcacatttgtccattcttcttctgattcctcttcatcgtcgtccagtagaaatccttcttccacctgcagcatagtactagtaacaactgatcccacgagccggccaatgcatccacgaacaagaggtactacacaacaagctagtatggctaatactagcagcactatccctatcattcctatcttgaacaacagttccctccaccccgACAGCATttctgtaagccagtctggtggaggactaccatcgtcaatcatagctttctgtagcttagttaaatttttcaatgtgctatctatcaggtgaccgtccgcatcattctctgggatgaacgtacaacagtaatctcctaccactgcacaaactcctccctggggcgcaactgtggtgcagatctagtattagcagcataaattatgactgtgtgatctttgagatgtgcaggagcacacactcctgaccagtttgctggtaggtctgcatacgcattgtgtccacatagccaccatcccttatccactaattgcgtacctttgtctcctggcgcgaaagcgggatagttacatgtacagttataaccttctggacacatctgtgttgaTTCATTTAAGGTAAATAAACCACATAAGTgcgggggtcatcaatacactcctgtttgcactgttcggaacttttattttgctgtagacacgttttccgataataCCGATCAGTTGTAAAGTTTAGCTTCACATCTCCACtgactcccagtgtgcatgacgtataaacaactttacagacatccttgtgtaacgaCCCcaagtctctaccaccactccgtgcataacagtatgtgtgattcatcgcacctagcacagggaatctgaatctattggctttccctgccattgtccgtagtggctcttgggtgcagttgctgcgagcgaaccacgttccatccaacagcttgagtgtgaagttcgtgtcacggcttagccctatgtggacaaaacactgtcctacactccctgtcatcggttcagcagttattcgcggtgtatgcacagaaactggtagcatagaacaaacataacaactaGAATGATTccgtgtccgagctgtgaaattagcatagcgccaccatgtattcaaaccataaatgtgtggggactctggatcttgttctaaccatgaatgtcctaagtggctaacgacggtgcgtttagcgcgcgcgtagctctcatcctgtctcagagcatctttctgtccctgattacctccctcctgtcggaagttccacaggccaaaactcacgagtcccgccgtcacagcactcaccacaattaggaagaacaacttcatttccttttagctcttcttcacaggttccgacggggttcagccgttgctggacctatacaggccgtcagccgtttacagACTaaccgccactgctccctcgccttcgcCTGGAAGAAtcttctgtttcttacaatgggaaaggtgtatccacgacagtttcccgtccactcgaactgcagtctttgtggtcagctgtacttgataggaccttcccatctaggcgtgttccacctctttcgcacaaacttcttcacccacacgcaGTCGCctggttgaatgggttcctggggggtggaatctgtggaagacacaggactaggcagaacatttacagtattcacgcATTGGTTGAGTAACGGCTTTtttagataatctgctattgtttgctcaacatgttctagctcatttgttgttgcaaagtatggtaggcaataaggccgcccatataatgcttcaaaaggtgtgatgcctgttttcttgcgtggtgttatgtgcatccataatttcaccaggtcgagacaaaacatccagttctttcctgtctcgtccatacacttcttcagtctgttcttaatagtactgttgactctttcaactaatcctgcactctgagggtggtatgcgcagtgattcttcaaatcaatgtccaaagttactccaacagttttcactacctcatttacaaaatggcttccattgtcgctccagatgaccttcgggatgccaaacctgggaatgatctctctacataaaacttttgccactgttagtgcatctgcttttgctgtggggaaaatttctacccacctagtaaatccatctaacactactagacaatattgtttaccttcacatggtgttagctgaataaaatctagaaaaagtgtgtgaaatggatgatttggtaatggtgtagtgcctgcaggagccttaagggctccctgtgggctgtgttttacacaaatagcacattgtgaacaaaacatttttttttgaatatgtgtgaaatcctatagtgtaataatgttcattaaccatctgtaccatccctcctgttgagacatggcatggcccatggctcactaatgctgcccatttatgcatattccggggaaggattggtttgtttcctatggttaatagtcctttgtcatccagtttggctcctcgcttcttccacgtggccttttccttttctggagcactttgttgcatttttagaatatcattatctgcaggttctaggctaaatgattcctcattatcaagaagtgtgttgttatttgctgcagcctttgcggctttgtcagcaaaggcattgccttgtgagactgcgtctgtgttgttagtgtgtgcagtgcatttacatacagctattttgcgtcaCATCCCAaatcttgccatcttttcttaagtggtttagcaatagaaacatgtggtacagaacctgacactttgaatagcgctgctgcttcggtggaaaggcttcctgccgtgcagacagccatctgaccacacacatatagatgcataattacaatcatttgtggatctttaagtttagcaaactgctctgcatagcttgatgtgccatgtgagtctgatttacagatttcACCTATGCCCTCCAcatgcatggttacatgcaggtcagcttgattgtggagctgggcttcaggctgtcagtatgacagagctttaccatatatcatagtgattgggtcagagaatggagggggctgcttttcgggaatgtcgagtgaccaaaatttactgcacttctctccttctcttacccacagattaaccattctatctacagaccacatcccttcggctgtggtacgaatcatcaactggagctgagagataagatgtcttcctaatagatttacgggacatgtggtggagatcacaaaaggagctttaagtgtgattccacttacagggtcacaaacaggaactgacattctttctttggttacgagaccatttgctgatctcacagaAATCTGTGTAGAGGTTGGCTttagggctattggatctctaattactgatttacctgcacctgtgtctactaagaatgttaaagaattacctaacacggcctcggcttgggaaaggattggcattgaaaaacatgcctgggAATTggttcttactcttttggcattgtctttcagcatgcatagcatgttgttcatagcggtttagggaACAGGTtcaaatcaactaattgtctctctacccaggtttttatctctggtttcgatcccccatgtatagcttgctttaactgctgttggtagggaccttctggttcttctgcatacggaattccactatttttccggaacacatctttcattctcatactatagtcttcaaagctttcgtcagtcttttgtctcgtggccgtaatggcgctgtagtcagctcgtctagtaaaagcagttcgcatgcgctcgtacagtctgtcgagtctgtcatttagttcttgggtgccaggctgccatggttgttgagtggctggatccactgggacccaatctcctctaacagcgccccatttcttgccataaacgcacatgaggacttgctgtgtttcagtaccgttagtatggtaacttcttagtaactgtcttatgtcttggatgcacaactctacgtccatttggggcgaggttatgccatcacaagcttttttctctttttctctcgattttgtttttctcttctatattttgattcagtgagccagggATGActttgtgtcaaccccacatttactttctttccatattctattaaatcttcttttaattttgtaatattgcctggcctgtctaagttaccatcccaatcgaacttagtcatccacagttgaacatatgagcatgaacctggatgcttatcttccatgtgtttacatgatgctgggtttttcgaattcagcaccttttgtggaatgttggttgcccatgtttgcactttattttatcagtttttatgtatttgagtggagacgcctgatctcccgactgaacaaccctcaatccctactggatatctagttcagtccctccgccgtggccttataacccctcttttttaatcaggagagtatccaccaggcttctacctccgaggaggcgggtgtatcttgcctctgcttctctcccgatgaccaggcaggtaataccgcggtatattccgtgtagcgcttttcatgtcttatactcactccgttgattctatggtttctctctgagttgttttagtgccttcttcccgtcactggagatggtcgccctgggagggacgaagaccggccttccgtcaactcgtgatgaaaggtctttcacttcggacgtctttttgactccggctgtgcacagacttcgccgttcggtcgtcccacggcgctcctctccaggtcttgggatccggctcgaaggaccaatttttgtgagggtgatgttttggTCACCTGCACTGttcgttcaccagactcagatcaaccacgcaaacaacaggaggccttgcaagggagagctgagcagcagttcaagcttcctctctgaactccgttcgtctgctgctcgctcacctcttttatttggtgcacacaagattcatgtcaacctgacctcacgattccttctcttcctatctttacgacttcctcgtgtccttgaacacggtacctctcagtgctgggtacctaatagcttcaatacttgattcaaacactcatacattccttttcttaaacagtccttaaacactctaaatctactcactatagcatttaaacgataacaacaataattcttctcacactccgttaaggctctgcaggaattcttggggatggtgaatttttataaccgttttctccccagggcagcccacctcctgcagccactgtatGAGGCCCTACGGATGAATAGGGCTACTGATCAGGTCGACTGGACTACCGAGCGGGTCCAGGTGTTTGAGGGGGCCAAGTCTGCCTTAGCCAACGCCACACTGTGGCCCATCCGGCACCTCGGGCGGACATCGCTTTGACGACTGACGCGTCAGATGTGGCCGTCGGGGCGGTGGTCGAACAGAGTGTGGGTGGTGCATGGCAGCCCCTCACATTTTTCAGTCGCAAGCTACGGGACAATGAGCGGAAGTACAGCGTTTTTGACCGGGAGTTACTTGCATTGTACCTGGCTACGCGTCATTTTCGTTTTCTGCTTGAGGGCCGGTCTTTCACGGCTTATGTCGACCACAAACCTCTGACATTCGTTATGTCAAAGGTGTCGGAGCCTTGGTATGCGCGTCAGCAGCGTCACCTGGCGGCAGTGTCGGAGTTCACGACTGACGTTCGGCACATGGCTGGGAAAGCTAACCCGGTGGCCGATTGTCTGTCGCGGGTGTTGATTTGTCCTGTGCATTTAGGACTGGATTTCTCTGCCATGGCGGCTGACCAGTCTGGGGACCCGGAGATAGGGGCTCTTGAGTCCACCGGTACAggcttgaagctggagaaagctgtAGTACAGGATGGCGGTCCTACCCTCCTTTGTGACGTTTCCACCGGTCGTCCCCGACCTGTGGTCCCGGTGGGCCTGGCGCCGCAGGGTCTTTGATATGGTCCATTCCCTCTCACACCCGGGGGTCCGCGCATCGGTGAGTGAAACTGGTGAGTGCCAAgtttgtctggcctggccttcGCAAAGAGGTCAGGGAATGGGCAGCCTGTGTAGCATGTCAGCGTGCTaaggttcaccagcacaccAAGGCACCCCTTGAACCATTCGCGATTCCAGCCAGACGGTTTGACCACGTGCATGTGGATCTGGTGGGACCCTTACCTCCATCCCACGGGTACACTCATCTGCTCACTATGGTGGATCGCACCACCAGGTGGCCGGAAgtggtccctctttcctccacgacaTCGGCAGACGTCGCTAGAGCATTTCTTTTGGCTTGGGTTGCACGTTTTGGCTCCCCTTCCGACattacttctgacaggggacctcaGTTTGTCTCGGAACTCTGGTCATCTACGGCTAGGTCATTGGGCACACAGGTTCACCGTACCACCGCGTACCACCCTCAGGCTAACGGGCTTTGTGAACGCTTTCACCGTTCACTCAAGGCAGCATTGCGTGCCGCGCTTTCggatgacagctgggtggatcGTTTACCTTGGGTGATGCTCGGTTTGCGTTCAGCTCCTAAAGAGGATTTGGATGCTTCGCCTGCGGAATTGGTCTTGGGACAACCGCTTCGTGTTCCAGGGGAATTTCTGCCAGAGAGTGCGCCTCCTTGTAACTTTCTTGCCGGAAGTTACTTTTCGGCTGGGCCCGCTCTGGTTCCATCCCCTGTGCTCCACTGTATCCCGCGGTCGTTTGTACCAACGGACTTAGCAACAgctcgttttgtttttgtacgacATGACGCCCACCGGTCACACCTTCGCCCTCCGTACGACGGCCCATTCCGGGGGCTCGAGACGGGGGCGAAGAGTTTCGTGCTCGATATGGGTGGCGGTCGGAGCGCGGGTGACGTTGGATAGGCTGAAGCCGGCGCAtttgctggttgggcaggatgtgttgccGGCTCAGGTCCCCCGTCGGGACCGTCCTCCCAAGGTCCAGAATGTCCCGTCTGatgatctttgttctaatttacagcctgctgtagactttgtttctcctgcctgcgaCTCATCTGCGTTCCCGGAAGAGGGGCGCCGCAGCCGTTATGGCAGGCTGATTAAACCCCCTGTCagggactgaaatgtaaaattgttatttttcctttccctctttctgctgttcttctcccttctgggtgttcgggggggggctgtgtggcggacacatttgggtgtatctcacacccaggtgatgcatggggtgatgggcatggttagcccttgattggatgcactgttcaacgcgccTTTTTAGTATTGTCTGctggatgcagaataaagacgtctaaaccacctgctctgtccgagtcatTCCTCGTTCTGCCAcaataatacaataaaataatacaaaagtgtctgacatcacgttgacaacaatagtaataatacaataaaataatacaaaagtgtctgacatcacGCTGACAACAATAGTGATAATACAATAATTTTGAGTAGCAGATAAATGGAGAAATATAAACTCCAAGATCATCAAAACCACGCCCCCTACCCATAATCCTCCCGGGtgacaggccccgcccccaaatcTCTGCCACAATATAACCAGAACGAGAGTTGTGTGTCTCTATAGTTTTTGGAcctgactttttttaaatttaacattaGAATAAAACCTTAAACTGTCGTgattttatctatctatctatctatctatctatctatctatcgtgCATTTTCAAACAGACCAGTTCTTTGATTTTATGTTCATGTAAATGTCCATATAGTTTAAACTGacttctgtggttttcttcactttagtgttctttaaaaataacacaacattaGATGCACTTTTGCTCCTAATTGGCCAAACATAACGACAAAATTGTATAACAAAGTAGGTTAAAACTAAAAGATTTTAAtgttacaaaaggaaaataaacagttgtATAAATCTACATTAAGACCTTTATTCCAACTCGATTCcttctgatttaatttgatctgatgagGAATTTTTCAATATTCTTGTGTCagaaaaatgacttcttcaatCCTAAATTATCCTATAGatcataggtgtcaaactctggcccgtgggccaaatttggcccgcaatgactggacatgtgggaatgtgtatttctacatgtgtgttgattttgctgctgcccagaaatcacacagaaaaaaaatataaagtagaCCATCAAATTATAGCTTAGTAagtgttcttgttttacagtgtaatccctcatattgaacaacactaaaaaacaaagtagttgggcctacgttccatgatgctatacttttagatgttatttatgtcatagttcactttagacagaaacgtaccatgaccatcttgccgtccttgatctctctgacgaacgtggtctctttgccgtcccacttttggacgtggaccaacttgtctccctccagagacactgtagactgagagacacaacacatggtGACCGTACTGAAAAGTGTGGCCAATTAATCTTGATTACTCCGGAATATGCCGATCtgagatgattgaaagtgtttgttcttactttacagttcctgtcgtcggcggtggtttcatcaaactcctcccccagcttgaaggagatctctgtgtttttgaaggtgctctgggtgcgaaccaccaccttatcgccctccaggctgatgatgacggtcGGTTTGGTCACGTTCCCGACCTGTCGGGTGGCGACGCCCACGCCTGGGACATgacatatgaagcacatttcaacactgagatcaaagaaaaagagcaaagcaaaaGCTAGAAGCACATTACTGACCGAGGGCTTTCATGTAATCATCAAAGTTCTCGCTCTCCACCAGTTTCCAGGTTGCACAGAAGGCGTCAACCATGGtgatggtttttcagagaccaAGTATTCTGAAGAGCACAGTGAGTGAGCTGTGGTCGTTCAAGTTTCCCCCCAGTGTGTTATTATTCCGCGCCTTATTATTATGCATGCAGGTGGGCAGGGCCACGGGTCCCATTGGCTCAGGAGATTTTTGCTCTGTTCCTTATTGGACGGTTAAATTGGGTCACGGTCCTACTGACCCGTAGAGAGGTGGGGCAAAgctaaattagctcatttgtatgcgcgatgatgtaattactctaattcctgcagccagctcaggttgatgtggtgctaaaaaggagaaattctccattttaaagatgaccccaaaaaaatccaactacaacaatgaaaagcatgttaTAATGATGCTACCGGCAGAAGAGTAGTCTTCAAATCTGCTCCACTATGGTGGATCGCACCACCAGGTGGCCGGAAGTggtcctctttcctccacgacaTCGGCAGACGTCGCTAGAGCATTTCTTTTGGCTTGGGTCGCACGTTTTGGCTCCCCTTCCGACattacttctgacaggggacctcaGTTTGTCTCGGAACTCTGGTCATCTATGGCTAGGTCATTGGGCACACAGGTTCACCGTACCACCGCGTACCACCCTCAGGCTAACGGGCTTTGTGAACGCTTTCACCGTTCACTCAAGGCAGCATTGCGTGCCGCGCTTTCggatgacagctgggtggatcGTTTACCTTGGGTGATGCTCGGTTTGCGTTCAGCTCCTAAAGAGGATTTGGATGCTTCGCCTGCGGAATTGGTCTTGGGACAACCGCTTCGTGTTCCAGGGGAATTTCTGCCAGAGAGTGCGCCTCCTTGTAACTTTCCTGCCGGAAGTTACTTTTCGGCTGGGCCCGCTCTGGTTCCATCCCCTGTGCTCCACTGTATCCCGCGGTCGTTTGTACCAACGGACTTAGCAACAgctcgttttgtttttgtacgacATGACGCCCACCGGTCACACCTTCGCCCTCCGTACGACGGCCCATTCCGGTGTGCTCGAGACGGGGGCGAAGAGTTTCGTGCTCGATATGGGTGGTCGGTCGGAGCGGGTGACGTTGGATAGGCTGAAGCCGGCGCAttgctggttgggcaggatgtgttgccGGCTCAGGTCCCCCGTCGGGGCCGTCCTCCCAAGGTCCAGAATGTCCCGTCTGatgatctttgttctaatttacagcctgctgtggactttgtttctcctgcctgcgaCTCATCTGCGTTCCCGGAAGAGGGGCGCCGCAGCCGTTATGG comes from the Takifugu flavidus isolate HTHZ2018 unplaced genomic scaffold, ASM371156v2 ctg490, whole genome shotgun sequence genome and includes:
- the LOC130520722 gene encoding fatty acid-binding protein, brain-like; amino-acid sequence: MVDAFCATWKLVESENFDDYMKALGVGVATRQVGNVTKPTVIISLEGDKVVVRTQSTFKNTEISFKLGEEFDETTADDRNCKSTVSLEGDKLVHVQKWDGKETTFVREIKDGKMVMVRFCLK